The sequence below is a genomic window from Betaproteobacteria bacterium.
GATTCAAGCCGTTGCGAGGGTGGGGGCTGTGGCGTCGCGTGCCGGGCCGCTGCGGGCATCCTTGAGGCATTGGCGGGCGCAGCCGGTGCAGCGGCCGCAGTCGGAACCCAGGCCCAGATCGCGGCGCAGATCCTTGACCGTCTTCGCACCGGCGCTGGCGGCCTGGTGAATCTGGCGTTCGGTGACGGCGAGGCAGACGCAGACGTACATGGCGGCGGAGGACTGAGTGATATTGGGAATTATTCTCAATCCTGGTGCTGAGCCTGTCAAGCGCTTTTTGGGCGCACTGTGGGCGGAAT
It includes:
- a CDS encoding (2Fe-2S)-binding protein; the protein is MYVCVCLAVTERQIHQAASAGAKTVKDLRRDLGLGSDCGRCTGCARQCLKDARSGPARDATAPTLATA